GCTCTTTCGAGGAAAAGGGCCTGATGGCCGGGATCGTTCATGGGATGATCGCCGCCTTCAAAGATTTCGATGCTTTTCGGCCCTGCGGCCCTTTCGTATATTTCCCGCCCGTGGGCCACGGGAACCACCTGGTCGCGGTCTCCATGGAAAACCAGGATGGGGCCGGTTTCAAGCGGGTCGTCTGGAAGATCGAACGCGTTTTCCGGCGCAAAAAATCGGGGGGAGAGTCTTTTGTCGTCGCCGGAGGACCGAAGCACCCCGGCCAGCGGGGCGAAATGGGCGGGAGCCGCGTAAATGCAGAGGGCGGCCACAGGATCATTAAACGCCGAGGATAGGCAGACCGCGCCTCCCATACTGCTTCCGAAAAGCCCGACCATACCGCCTAAGTCGCCTCTGGCCTTCATTGCGGCGCGGGCGGCTTTCAGGTCGCCGAGCCTGGCCGGAAATGTGGTGTCCCGCTTGAAATCGCCGCCGCTTTTTCCGCAGCCCCGGTGATCGAGGCGCAGAAAGGCGATGCCCTTTGACGCAAGCGCGCCTGCAAGGGCCTTTTGCTTGGGGCTTTCGGCGTCCGCGAAAAGCCCGTGGCAGCCGATCACCAGGGGCGGGGCCGGAACATCCGGCATGTGAAGGAAGGCCGAAAGCACAAGGCCGTCAACGGGGATTTCGATTTCGAGGGTCTTTATAGTCTTCATGCGGCTGATTTTACTCCGCAGCCCGGCCCGGAGTAAAGCCCGTCAAGCTGAGGACAGTTCGGAAATTTCATGAAATGACGCTTTTACTTAATAAACGACTGGATGAGTGATGTCTGTAAAGAAGGGCGAAAGACTGGAACTGACCGTTGAAAAGACGGTCTTCGGCGGCGACGGATTATGCCGGGTTGACGGAATGGCCGTGTTCATCGAAGGGGCCGTTCCGGGCGACCGGGTGGAGGCCCTCATCACCCGCAGGAAAAAGGACTGGGCAACGGGCCGTGTCATGGCCCTTCTCGATCCTTCCCCCGACCGGGTTCCTGCCCCCTGCCCCTACGTGGGCGTCTGCGGTGGATGCAAGTGGCAGTTTTTGGATTACGCCCGCCAGCTCGAATACAAGCGCGACCAGGTGAGGGAAGCCCTGGAGCACATAGGCGGCTTAAAGGACGTTCCCGTGGGCGACACCCTGGCTTCGGACCAGATTTTCGGCTACCGCAACAAGATGGAGTTTTCCTGCGCCACCCGCCGCTGGCTCATGCCCGAAGAGCTCACCGCAGCGGGCGGGCCGGGACACGGCGAAGGCCCCGATTTCGCCTGCGGGCTGCACATTCCGGGCTGCTTCGACAAGGTTCTGGACGTTGACGCCTGCCTTCTGCAGCACGAGGAAGGCAACCTCATCCTGCCCTACCTGAAGGAGAAGATGAAGGCTTCGGGCCTTCCGGCCTATGGCCTTAAAAGCCACCAGGGGTTCTGGCGCTTCGTGATGATGCGCAGAAGCCGCGCCTTCGGATCATGGATGGTGAACCTTGTGACCAGCAGCCGGAACTCCGACGTTCTTGTTCCTATGGCCAGGGACCTTACAAGGAAATTTCCCACCATCGTATCTGTCGTGAACAACGTGACGGACAGGCGCGCCCAGGTTTCATCGGGAGGCAGCGAGGACATCCTCTTCGGCCAGCCGGTTCTCATGGACCAATTGGGCCGTTTCGATTTCGCGGTTTCGGCCAATTCCTTTTTCCAGACCAACCCCCAGCAGGCAGAGAGGCTTTACGACGTCGCGGCCTGCTTCGCGGGCCTGGACGGCGGGCAGAAGGTGCTGGACCTCTACTGCGGCATAGGTTCCATCGCCCTGTGGGTTTCGGACAAGGCATCTAAGGTTCTCGGGCTCGAGGTGGTGAAAGACGCAGTGATGGACGCCCGGCAGAACGTGAAGCGGAACGGCGTCAAAAACTGCCGGTTCGAGGCGGCTGACATAAAGGACGCCATAGGCGGCCTTGATTTCAAGCCCGACGTCGTCATCACCGACCCGCCCAGGAGTGGAATGCACCCGGACGTCACCGACAGGCTATGCTCCCTTGCCGCGCCGGTCCTGGTCTACGTTTCATGCAACCCGGCCACCCTGGCCCGCGACCTTGCTGTGCTGTCCAGGGTTTACGACGTGGAAAAGGTCCAGCCGGTGGACATGTTTCCTCACACCTTTCACGTGGAGTGCGTGGCTAGGCTGGTCCGGCGGTCGTGAAAAGCATTGGGCGGTCGGCAGTGGAATGTAGGCGTTTTTGCTGATATGAAAAATATCCAGGCTTCAAAATTTGAAAGAACGTGAAGGACGTCTATCTCATGAATCCCAAGAATGGCGCGACAGTCGGGAAAACGGTTCCCACGGTTCCGGGGTACCTCAATGAAATCGCACCTTACGAGGCGGGAAAACCCATAGAGGAGCTGGAGCGGGAGCTTGGAATCAGAAATTCCATCAAGCTCGCTTCCAACGAAAATCCGCTGGGGCCTTCTCCAAAAGCTGTTCAGGCGGCCACTGCCGCGCTTTCCCGCCTGCACCGCTACCCGGATTCGGCGGCACGGGTCCTCACCGCCCGGCTCGCCGAAAAACTTGGGGTTCCCGAACCGACGCTGGTTCTCGGCAACGGCAGCGACGAAGTGATACAGATGCTGGCCACGGTGTTCTTCCAGCCCGGCGATGAGGCCGTCATGAGCGAGTCCTGCTTTCTCATGTACCCCATCGCAACGGCCTCCGAGGGGGCAACCGCCGTTAAGGTCCCGCTGAAGGGCCTTTTCCCGGACCTTTTTGCCATGAGCCGGGCCGTCACCGAAAAAACCCGGATGATCTTCGTGAACACCCCCTTGAACCCCACCGGCGCGCACCTGAAAAAATCCGAGTTCGAGACGTTTTTGAAGGATGTGCCGGAAAATGTGCTGGTGGTTCTGGACGAGGCCTACGTGGAGTTCGCCCGCGACCCCCTTGGCGTCAACGGCCTCGATTATATCGGAAAAGACCCACGGGTGGTGGTGCTTCGGACCTTCTCCAAGCTCTACGGCCTCGCGGGCCTCCGGGTGGGCTACGGTATCATGGATCCGGAAATCGCAGGGTATCTGAACCGCATCCGCATTCCCTTCAATACCAACCTCGTGGCCCAGGAGGCCGCCATCGCGGCGCTTACAGACGAGGACTACGTGGCCGAAACCCTGAAAACCGTGCACGAAGGCCTGGATTTCCTCTATCGGGGCCTCTCGGAGCTTGGTTTTTCCTATCACGAGACCCAGTCCAATTTTTTTCTGATCGACGTATCCCCAAGGGACGGCAAGGAGGTTTTTAACGCCATGCTCCGGGAGGGGGTCATCATACGGGCCATGAACGCCTACGGAATGCCCCGGTACATCAGGGTATCCG
The Deltaproteobacteria bacterium genome window above contains:
- a CDS encoding alpha/beta hydrolase, encoding MKTIKTLEIEIPVDGLVLSAFLHMPDVPAPPLVIGCHGLFADAESPKQKALAGALASKGIAFLRLDHRGCGKSGGDFKRDTTFPARLGDLKAARAAMKARGDLGGMVGLFGSSMGGAVCLSSAFNDPVAALCIYAAPAHFAPLAGVLRSSGDDKRLSPRFFAPENAFDLPDDPLETGPILVFHGDRDQVVPVAHGREIYERAAGPKSIEIFEGGDHPMNDPGHQALFLERATAFFNRYLNGL
- the rlmD gene encoding 23S rRNA (uracil(1939)-C(5))-methyltransferase RlmD, giving the protein MSVKKGERLELTVEKTVFGGDGLCRVDGMAVFIEGAVPGDRVEALITRRKKDWATGRVMALLDPSPDRVPAPCPYVGVCGGCKWQFLDYARQLEYKRDQVREALEHIGGLKDVPVGDTLASDQIFGYRNKMEFSCATRRWLMPEELTAAGGPGHGEGPDFACGLHIPGCFDKVLDVDACLLQHEEGNLILPYLKEKMKASGLPAYGLKSHQGFWRFVMMRRSRAFGSWMVNLVTSSRNSDVLVPMARDLTRKFPTIVSVVNNVTDRRAQVSSGGSEDILFGQPVLMDQLGRFDFAVSANSFFQTNPQQAERLYDVAACFAGLDGGQKVLDLYCGIGSIALWVSDKASKVLGLEVVKDAVMDARQNVKRNGVKNCRFEAADIKDAIGGLDFKPDVVITDPPRSGMHPDVTDRLCSLAAPVLVYVSCNPATLARDLAVLSRVYDVEKVQPVDMFPHTFHVECVARLVRRS
- a CDS encoding histidinol-phosphate transaminase; this translates as MNPKNGATVGKTVPTVPGYLNEIAPYEAGKPIEELERELGIRNSIKLASNENPLGPSPKAVQAATAALSRLHRYPDSAARVLTARLAEKLGVPEPTLVLGNGSDEVIQMLATVFFQPGDEAVMSESCFLMYPIATASEGATAVKVPLKGLFPDLFAMSRAVTEKTRMIFVNTPLNPTGAHLKKSEFETFLKDVPENVLVVLDEAYVEFARDPLGVNGLDYIGKDPRVVVLRTFSKLYGLAGLRVGYGIMDPEIAGYLNRIRIPFNTNLVAQEAAIAALTDEDYVAETLKTVHEGLDFLYRGLSELGFSYHETQSNFFLIDVSPRDGKEVFNAMLREGVIIRAMNAYGMPRYIRVSVGKPDENQRFLEAFAKVMGKGSGRRPPIVTIDGPSGAGKTTVGKLLAQRLGFTYVDTGALYRGLAVIAREAGVSADDDQGLAGLCDRTSLAFRPGIDGSRLFAGDRDITDLLRTPEISMLSSAVSARPCVRAWLLSVQRELGKDGGAVFEGRDTGTVVFPDASAKFFLRADPKIRALRRYQELLAKGSSVSLSDVERDMEKRDENDSKRALAPLKPAEDAVILDSTALTIEEVVEAMIERVESLS